In a single window of the Frondihabitans peucedani genome:
- the mraZ gene encoding division/cell wall cluster transcriptional repressor MraZ, which produces MFLGTYAPRLDEKGRIILPAKYRDELASGLVMTRGQERCVYVFSQREFEDLHSRIRQAPVTSKASRDYLRLFLSGASDEIPDKQHRVTIPANLREYAGLGRDLTVIGAGNRAEIWDTAAWNTYYAEQEASFADTTEEVIPGLF; this is translated from the coding sequence GTGTTCCTCGGTACCTACGCGCCCCGGCTCGACGAGAAAGGCCGCATCATCCTTCCTGCCAAGTACCGCGACGAGCTGGCCTCCGGCCTCGTGATGACGCGCGGGCAGGAGCGCTGCGTCTACGTCTTCAGCCAGCGCGAGTTCGAAGACCTCCACTCGCGCATCCGGCAGGCGCCCGTCACCAGCAAGGCCTCGCGCGACTACCTCCGCCTGTTCCTCTCGGGCGCGTCCGACGAGATCCCCGACAAGCAGCACCGCGTCACGATCCCCGCGAACCTCCGCGAGTACGCGGGCCTCGGCCGCGACCTGACCGTCATCGGCGCCGGCAACCGCGCCGAGATCTGGGACACCGCCGCTTGGAACACGTACTACGCCGAGCAGGAGGCGTCCTTCGCCGACACCACGGAGGAGGTGATCCCCGGCCTCTTCTGA
- the rsmH gene encoding 16S rRNA (cytosine(1402)-N(4))-methyltransferase RsmH, whose product MADEQIHTPVLLERTLELLAAAIGRPGAVVVDTTLGMGGHSHAMLSRHPGLTLVGLDRDTEALAIAGERLAEFGDRAKLVHTEYDGIAAALDGLGIDEVDGVLFDLGVSSLQLDRVERGFSYSKDAPLDMRMDPTQGVTAETVLATYSEADLRRIFYQYGEEKLAPRYARRIVERRESSPLVRSGELVDLLSAATPAALSRAGHPAKRVFQALRIEVNAELASLEAALPAALDRISIGGRIVVLAYQSLEDRLVKREFAARSTSTAPAGLPVELPEHRPEFSLLVRGAELAGDDERDSNPRAKPVRLRAAERIRRRA is encoded by the coding sequence ATGGCAGACGAGCAGATCCACACCCCCGTCCTCCTCGAGCGCACGCTCGAGCTCCTCGCGGCGGCCATCGGCCGACCGGGAGCCGTCGTCGTCGACACCACCCTCGGCATGGGCGGCCACTCCCACGCGATGCTGTCGCGTCACCCCGGCCTCACCCTCGTCGGGCTCGACCGCGACACCGAGGCGCTGGCAATCGCGGGGGAGCGGCTCGCCGAGTTCGGCGACCGCGCGAAGCTGGTGCACACCGAGTACGACGGCATCGCCGCGGCTCTCGACGGTCTCGGCATCGACGAGGTCGACGGCGTCCTGTTCGACCTCGGCGTCTCCTCGCTGCAGCTCGACCGGGTCGAGCGCGGCTTCTCGTACTCGAAGGACGCCCCGCTCGACATGCGGATGGACCCGACGCAGGGCGTCACCGCCGAGACGGTCCTCGCCACCTACTCCGAGGCCGACCTCCGCCGCATCTTCTACCAGTACGGCGAGGAGAAGCTGGCGCCCCGGTACGCCCGCCGCATCGTGGAGCGGCGAGAGTCCTCGCCCCTCGTCCGGAGCGGCGAGCTGGTCGACCTCCTCAGCGCGGCGACGCCCGCGGCCCTGTCGCGAGCGGGTCATCCTGCGAAGAGGGTGTTCCAGGCCCTGCGCATCGAGGTCAACGCCGAGCTCGCCTCTCTCGAGGCGGCGCTCCCGGCGGCCCTCGACCGCATCTCCATCGGCGGCCGGATCGTCGTGCTCGCCTACCAGTCGCTCGAAGACCGGCTCGTGAAGCGCGAGTTCGCGGCGCGGAGCACCTCGACGGCGCCCGCCGGCCTCCCGGTCGAGCTCCCCGAGCACCGACCCGAGTTCTCCCTCCTCGTCCGCGGCGCCGAACTGGCCGGCGACGACGAGAGAGACAGCAATCCCCGAGCAAAACCCGTGCGCCTGCGGGCCGCCGAGCGAATCCGGAGACGAGCATGA
- a CDS encoding penicillin-binding protein 2 produces MRATAHGSTVGNGGVRHTRGRRRRATVAAIAIFALVAIFVVRLVDIQVVQAATLNSDAVGKRSISTTIYGDRGDIVDTNGKVLAGTVLRYDITAVPRFAQEGYSTTDARGVKRTYSLEQSAQQIAAATGAKTQTILTALTANKTSLYAKLVGAVDVDAYDRIEKLGISWIYPVRTTARTYPDGAVAGNLTGFVGTDGDGQYGLEQEYDSCLAGENGSETYERGADGVKLPGSSVTTKKAVDGGTVQTTIDSDLQFQMQQDLDEQVKAIGATSGSVVVMKASDASLLAVADSGSVDPNNRNANKGLNLSSRAFQSSYEPGSTFKAMTAATAIDLGVASPASQEIVADTRRFSWGGMIGDAEAHPVEHLTLAGILADSSNVGISLIGEKVSKQQRYEYMLKFGLGKTSEVKFPGETVGQLRAPSDWDSQTDINSMFGQGVGASAIQVASIYQTLANGGVRMPVKLVKGCVASDGTVTDVPSAKGTRVVSEKAADDVVDMLENTIPEGTLKGMAPISGYNVSAKTGTAQIADAPGGGYGSDYIISVAGIAPAENPQYVVLVTFNKPTTLKTSFAAAPAFREIMSQVLETYRVKPSTTAPTDLPDTW; encoded by the coding sequence GTGAGAGCAACCGCACACGGCAGCACGGTCGGGAACGGCGGCGTCCGCCACACCCGGGGCAGGCGGCGCCGAGCGACCGTCGCCGCGATCGCGATCTTCGCGCTCGTCGCGATCTTCGTCGTCCGGCTGGTCGACATCCAGGTCGTCCAGGCTGCGACGCTCAACTCCGACGCCGTCGGCAAGCGGTCGATCTCGACGACGATCTACGGCGACCGGGGCGACATCGTCGACACCAACGGCAAGGTCCTGGCCGGCACGGTGCTGCGGTACGACATCACCGCCGTGCCGCGGTTCGCGCAGGAGGGCTACAGCACCACCGACGCCCGAGGCGTCAAGCGCACCTACTCCCTCGAGCAGTCCGCCCAGCAGATCGCGGCGGCGACCGGGGCGAAGACGCAGACGATCCTGACGGCCCTGACGGCGAACAAGACCAGCCTCTACGCGAAGCTCGTCGGGGCGGTCGACGTCGACGCCTACGACAGGATCGAGAAGCTCGGCATCTCGTGGATCTACCCGGTCCGCACGACGGCCCGCACCTACCCCGACGGGGCCGTGGCAGGCAACCTCACCGGTTTCGTCGGCACCGACGGCGACGGCCAGTACGGCCTCGAGCAGGAGTACGACTCCTGCCTCGCGGGCGAGAACGGCTCCGAGACCTACGAGCGCGGCGCCGACGGCGTGAAGCTCCCCGGGTCGAGCGTGACGACGAAGAAGGCAGTCGACGGCGGCACCGTCCAGACGACGATCGACTCCGACCTCCAGTTCCAGATGCAGCAGGATCTCGACGAGCAGGTCAAGGCGATCGGCGCGACCTCGGGCAGCGTCGTCGTGATGAAGGCGTCCGACGCCTCGCTGCTGGCGGTCGCCGACTCCGGCAGCGTCGATCCCAACAACCGGAACGCCAACAAGGGTCTGAATCTCTCGTCCCGTGCATTCCAGTCGTCGTACGAGCCCGGCTCGACGTTCAAGGCCATGACCGCCGCGACGGCGATCGACCTGGGCGTCGCCAGCCCCGCCTCCCAGGAGATCGTCGCCGACACCAGGAGGTTCTCCTGGGGCGGCATGATCGGCGACGCCGAGGCCCACCCGGTCGAGCACCTCACCCTCGCGGGCATCCTCGCCGACTCCTCGAACGTCGGCATCTCGCTCATCGGCGAGAAGGTCTCGAAGCAGCAGCGCTACGAGTACATGCTGAAGTTCGGCCTCGGCAAGACCAGCGAGGTGAAGTTCCCGGGCGAGACCGTCGGTCAGCTCCGCGCGCCGTCCGACTGGGACAGCCAGACGGACATCAACTCGATGTTCGGGCAGGGCGTCGGCGCGAGCGCGATCCAGGTCGCCAGCATCTACCAGACCCTCGCCAACGGCGGCGTCCGAATGCCGGTCAAGCTCGTGAAGGGCTGCGTCGCGAGCGACGGCACCGTCACCGACGTGCCGAGCGCGAAGGGCACCCGCGTCGTCTCCGAGAAGGCCGCGGACGACGTGGTCGACATGCTCGAGAACACGATCCCCGAGGGCACGCTCAAGGGCATGGCTCCGATCTCGGGCTACAACGTCTCGGCCAAGACCGGTACGGCGCAGATCGCCGACGCGCCCGGCGGCGGATACGGCAGCGACTACATCATCTCGGTCGCCGGCATCGCCCCCGCCGAGAACCCGCAGTACGTCGTGCTCGTGACCTTCAACAAGCCCACTACGCTGAAGACCTCGTTCGCGGCGGCCCCCGCCTTCCGCGAGATAATGTCCCAGGTCCTCGAGACGTACCGGGTGAAGCCCTCGACCACGGCCCCCACCGATCTCCCGGATACTTGGTAG
- a CDS encoding UDP-N-acetylmuramoyl-L-alanyl-D-glutamate--2,6-diaminopimelate ligase, translating to MSARIPPVLRPEHPSARSLGQLASEFGLEHIGSIDGIEITGVTLSTGDLHPGDLYVGMPGAHRHGAEFAAEAREGGAVALLTDARGAEIAEGAGLPVILVDSPRAALGDVSAWVYRTMEHPPLLFAVTGTNGKTSTSYLLEGILRQMGLVTGLSSTAERHIGDLTVVSRLTTPEASEMHALLARMRESEVRAVAVEVSAQALSRNRVDGLVFDVAGFTNLSHDHLDDYGDMEEYFQAKLPLFQPDRAARGVVSLDSPYGQRVVEASRIPVTTIKVVPPITEGTDDADWTVEILDEQAAYTEFRLSGPEGRSLVTRVPMIGWHMAADAALAIVMMVEGGFELEAIGQALDEDGGIVAYLPGRTERVSGDRGPSVFVDFGHSPDAFLTTLGAVRRFTPGKVIMLFGADGDRDTTKRPEMARVAAAGSDILVVTDHHPRFEDPDSIRKTLVDAAREAYPDHEIHEVSPPEAAIRFAVSLADEGDSILWAGPGHQDYRDIRGVRTPYSARDEARAALREAGWAE from the coding sequence TTGAGTGCCCGGATCCCCCCGGTCCTTCGTCCGGAACATCCCTCGGCGAGGTCTCTCGGCCAGCTGGCCAGCGAGTTCGGACTCGAGCACATCGGCTCGATCGACGGCATCGAGATCACGGGCGTGACTCTGTCGACCGGCGACCTCCACCCGGGCGACCTCTACGTCGGCATGCCCGGTGCGCACCGGCACGGCGCCGAGTTCGCCGCCGAGGCCCGCGAGGGCGGCGCGGTGGCCCTGCTGACCGACGCCCGCGGCGCGGAGATCGCCGAGGGCGCAGGGCTCCCCGTGATCCTGGTCGACTCTCCGCGCGCAGCGCTCGGAGACGTCTCCGCGTGGGTGTACCGCACCATGGAGCACCCGCCGCTCCTCTTCGCCGTCACCGGCACCAACGGCAAGACCTCGACGTCCTACCTGCTCGAGGGCATCCTCCGCCAGATGGGCCTCGTGACCGGTCTGTCGTCGACGGCCGAGCGCCACATCGGCGACCTCACCGTCGTCTCCCGGCTCACCACGCCGGAGGCCAGCGAGATGCACGCCCTCCTGGCCCGCATGCGCGAGAGCGAGGTCCGCGCCGTCGCCGTGGAGGTCAGCGCGCAGGCCCTCAGCCGCAACCGCGTCGACGGCCTCGTCTTCGACGTCGCCGGCTTCACGAACCTCAGCCACGACCACCTCGACGACTACGGCGACATGGAGGAGTACTTCCAGGCGAAGCTGCCTCTGTTCCAGCCCGACCGCGCAGCGCGCGGCGTCGTCTCGCTCGACTCGCCCTACGGGCAGCGCGTCGTCGAGGCGTCTCGGATCCCGGTCACGACCATCAAGGTCGTGCCGCCGATCACCGAGGGCACGGACGACGCCGACTGGACGGTCGAGATCCTCGACGAGCAGGCCGCCTACACCGAGTTCCGCCTATCGGGGCCGGAGGGTCGCTCGCTCGTCACCCGCGTCCCGATGATCGGCTGGCACATGGCCGCCGACGCAGCCCTCGCCATCGTCATGATGGTGGAGGGGGGCTTCGAGCTCGAGGCCATCGGTCAGGCCCTCGACGAGGACGGCGGCATCGTCGCCTACCTCCCCGGCCGCACCGAGCGGGTCTCCGGCGACCGCGGGCCGAGCGTCTTCGTCGACTTCGGCCACAGTCCCGACGCGTTCCTGACCACGCTGGGCGCCGTCCGCCGGTTCACCCCGGGCAAGGTCATCATGCTGTTCGGCGCCGACGGCGACCGCGACACCACCAAGCGGCCCGAGATGGCGCGCGTGGCCGCCGCCGGGTCCGACATCCTCGTCGTGACCGACCACCACCCGCGCTTCGAAGACCCCGACTCGATCCGGAAGACCCTCGTCGACGCGGCTCGCGAGGCGTACCCCGACCACGAGATCCACGAGGTGAGCCCGCCCGAGGCGGCCATCCGGTTCGCCGTGTCGCTCGCGGACGAGGGCGACTCGATCCTGTGGGCCGGCCCCGGCCACCAGGACTACCGCGACATCCGAGGGGTCCGCACCCCCTACTCCGCTCGCGACGAGGCACGCGCCGCCCTGCGAGAGGCCGGGTGGGCCGAGTGA
- a CDS encoding UDP-N-acetylmuramoyl-tripeptide--D-alanyl-D-alanine ligase, whose translation MIPLTLDEVRTIVGGELVLPAGSSAADVVTGSVETDSRLVTAGSVFFALPGEVTDGRLFVPSAVENGAALVVAEAPVEAGVPVILVADGVVALADLAREVVARIRDARDGADRLRVVGITGSNGKTSTKNMLRAILSDLGPTVAPEGSFNNHVGAPISMLRSDFDTRYLVCEMGAAGPGEIKRLVGIAKPDTGVVLKVGMAHADGFGGIEGTRAAKAEMVTDLPASATAILNRDDFRVAGMADDTAARVVTFGLTEGAEYRATDIEVTATGTSFTLHAPGLTREVSLRILGEHHVMNALAALSVTGEWGLDVDRAATVLEGVTRAERWRMEVLDGGPGVTVINDAYNASPDSVAAALKTLAQITGPGQRSVAVLGEMAELGEFARDEHDRIGRLVVRLNIHRLVVVGDAARHVHMAAGLEGSWDGETMLVPDSDAAYDVLKADLRDGDVVLVKSSKSAGLRFLGDRLAGVTA comes from the coding sequence GTGATCCCGCTGACGCTCGACGAGGTCCGCACGATCGTCGGCGGCGAGCTCGTCCTCCCGGCAGGCAGCTCGGCGGCCGACGTCGTGACCGGCTCCGTCGAGACCGACTCGCGCCTGGTCACGGCGGGCTCGGTGTTCTTCGCCCTGCCCGGCGAGGTCACCGACGGCCGGCTGTTCGTGCCCAGCGCTGTCGAGAACGGCGCGGCCCTCGTCGTCGCCGAGGCGCCGGTCGAGGCCGGCGTCCCCGTGATCCTGGTCGCCGACGGAGTCGTGGCCCTGGCCGACCTCGCCCGCGAGGTCGTCGCGCGCATCCGCGACGCGCGAGACGGCGCCGACCGCCTGCGCGTGGTCGGGATCACCGGATCGAACGGCAAGACCAGCACCAAGAACATGCTTCGGGCGATCCTGAGCGACCTCGGCCCGACCGTCGCTCCCGAGGGCTCGTTCAACAACCACGTCGGGGCACCGATCTCGATGCTCCGGTCCGACTTCGACACCCGCTACCTCGTCTGCGAGATGGGTGCGGCGGGTCCCGGCGAGATCAAGCGCCTCGTGGGTATCGCGAAGCCCGACACGGGCGTCGTGCTCAAGGTGGGCATGGCCCACGCCGACGGCTTCGGCGGCATCGAGGGCACCCGCGCGGCCAAGGCCGAGATGGTCACCGACCTCCCGGCCTCCGCGACCGCGATCCTCAACCGCGACGACTTCCGGGTCGCAGGAATGGCCGACGACACCGCAGCCCGCGTCGTCACCTTCGGCCTCACCGAGGGGGCGGAGTACCGCGCCACCGACATCGAGGTCACCGCCACCGGCACCTCGTTCACGCTGCACGCCCCCGGCCTCACCCGCGAGGTCTCGCTCAGGATCCTCGGCGAGCACCACGTGATGAACGCCCTGGCCGCCCTGTCGGTCACGGGGGAGTGGGGCCTCGACGTCGACCGGGCCGCCACCGTCCTCGAGGGCGTCACCCGAGCCGAGCGCTGGCGCATGGAGGTCCTCGACGGAGGGCCCGGCGTCACCGTCATCAACGACGCCTACAACGCCAGCCCCGACTCCGTCGCGGCGGCGCTGAAGACGCTCGCGCAGATCACCGGCCCCGGGCAGCGCTCGGTCGCCGTCCTCGGCGAGATGGCCGAGCTCGGCGAGTTCGCCCGAGACGAGCACGACCGCATCGGCCGCCTCGTCGTCCGCCTCAACATCCACAGGCTCGTCGTCGTCGGCGATGCGGCTCGCCACGTCCACATGGCGGCCGGGCTCGAGGGTTCGTGGGATGGTGAGACCATGCTGGTTCCCGACTCCGACGCGGCCTACGACGTCCTGAAGGCCGACCTCCGCGACGGCGACGTCGTGCTGGTGAAGTCGTCCAAGTCGGCGGGCCTCCGGTTCCTCGGCGACCGCCTCGCGGGAGTGACCGCGTGA